A genomic window from Phragmitibacter flavus includes:
- a CDS encoding mandelate racemase/muconate lactonizing enzyme family protein, with protein sequence MPASFSLTRRAALAGLFTAAATPGSMLHAAEVAATMDELAKIADAPVLQLDFIKQPVVVESIELLRNGKHWLLRTRSKDGLEVITVPHQDKMALAWPLLLKTVIPAFIGKDARKLEELQWQAYRSGSSYKMQGMLLWIAHMAVETALLELMGRASGRPVADFFGGRKQSDIAVYYASGNRGNTPAQEIEHLQKLVADSGVKALKFRLGARMSRNADAPPNRSEQLIPLVRESFGDAFTLYADANSSYRDAKEAIRIGRIMEEHRYAFFEEPCEFDDLWSTKQVADALTMPVAIGEQEYSMHRWRWCIAHRAADIMQPDLHYGGGFIRATKVARMAAAAGMTVVPHMSGGGLGYLDLVHFASFTPNIGPHMEFKGNTDLPVVCSTSSLKCENGFVRCPDGPGFGVDIDPAFIAKAKVVNP encoded by the coding sequence ATGCCTGCCTCCTTTTCACTCACCCGCCGCGCTGCCCTGGCTGGACTCTTCACGGCTGCCGCGACTCCAGGTTCGATGCTGCATGCGGCTGAGGTTGCGGCGACCATGGATGAACTGGCAAAGATTGCGGATGCACCGGTGTTGCAGCTCGATTTCATCAAGCAACCAGTGGTGGTGGAGTCCATCGAACTGCTGCGGAATGGCAAACACTGGCTGCTGCGCACGCGCTCGAAGGACGGACTGGAGGTCATCACGGTGCCACATCAAGATAAAATGGCGCTCGCGTGGCCGCTGCTTCTCAAAACGGTGATTCCCGCGTTTATCGGCAAGGATGCGCGGAAACTTGAGGAACTGCAATGGCAGGCCTACCGCTCGGGCAGCAGCTACAAGATGCAGGGCATGTTGTTGTGGATCGCCCACATGGCCGTCGAGACGGCGCTGCTCGAACTGATGGGACGCGCCAGCGGCAGGCCGGTGGCCGATTTTTTTGGCGGCAGGAAGCAAAGCGACATCGCGGTGTATTATGCCAGCGGGAACCGCGGCAACACGCCCGCCCAGGAGATTGAGCACCTGCAGAAACTCGTCGCTGATTCCGGCGTCAAGGCGCTCAAGTTTCGACTGGGTGCCCGCATGAGCCGCAATGCGGATGCACCGCCGAATCGCAGCGAGCAGCTCATCCCGCTGGTGCGCGAGAGTTTTGGCGATGCTTTCACGCTCTATGCCGATGCCAACAGCAGCTATCGCGACGCGAAAGAGGCCATCCGCATTGGCCGCATCATGGAGGAACATCGCTATGCTTTCTTCGAGGAGCCCTGCGAGTTTGACGATCTCTGGAGCACCAAGCAGGTCGCCGATGCCCTCACCATGCCGGTCGCCATTGGTGAGCAGGAGTATTCCATGCATCGCTGGCGTTGGTGCATCGCCCATCGCGCCGCCGACATCATGCAGCCCGACCTGCACTACGGCGGCGGTTTTATCCGGGCAACAAAGGTTGCGCGCATGGCCGCTGCAGCGGGCATGACCGTCGTTCCGCACATGAGCGGTGGTGGCCTGGGCTATCTCGATCTTGTCCATTTCGCCAGCTTCACGCCGAACATCGGCCCGCACATGGAGTTCAAAGGCAACACCGACCTCCCCGTCGTCTGCTCCACCTCCAGCTTGAAGTGTGAAAACGGCTTTGTCCGCTGCCCCGATGGTCCCGGCTTCGGAGTAGACATCGATCCCGCCTTCATCGCCAAAGCCAAGGTGGTGAATCCATAA
- a CDS encoding FMN-binding negative transcriptional regulator, giving the protein MYSPPSFKVDDLATLHAFMRRHSFATIVTHDGEIPHATHMPVLLDATGATLVSHMARANPQWQHFADGHEVLVIFTGPHAYVSPAWYATAPAVPTWNYTAVHAYGRPRIVTDHECFAKMLHDLIERYESGRENRWRGELPVDFRDKLMRGIVGIEIEITRLEGKFKLSQNRPEDAPGVIKALSASTDPMDREVSELMQALVKF; this is encoded by the coding sequence GTGTATTCCCCACCATCCTTCAAAGTTGATGATCTTGCCACGCTGCACGCCTTCATGCGGCGGCACAGCTTTGCGACGATTGTCACTCATGATGGTGAAATTCCACACGCCACGCACATGCCGGTGTTGTTGGATGCCACCGGAGCCACCCTCGTATCCCACATGGCGAGGGCAAATCCGCAATGGCAGCACTTCGCGGACGGGCACGAGGTGCTCGTCATTTTCACCGGTCCCCATGCCTACGTATCTCCCGCCTGGTATGCCACTGCTCCCGCCGTGCCGACGTGGAACTACACCGCCGTCCATGCTTATGGCCGTCCACGCATCGTGACTGATCACGAGTGCTTCGCAAAGATGCTGCATGATTTGATTGAGCGATATGAGAGTGGTCGGGAGAATCGCTGGCGGGGCGAATTGCCCGTCGACTTCCGCGACAAACTCATGCGCGGCATCGTTGGCATCGAGATCGAGATCACCCGTCTCGAAGGCAAATTTAAGCTCAGCCAGAACCGGCCTGAAGATGCGCCTGGTGTTATCAAGGCTCTCTCGGCGAGCACCGACCCCATGGACCGTGAAGTGTCTGAATTGATGCAGGCTCTCGTAAAATTTTAA
- a CDS encoding cytochrome P450 — translation MILRHEDVRRAAKDYSTYSSDAPCRVPIPSEEDVRSMRQLPLEIDPPEHAEYRELVEPFFRRAKEPAVAAKVEALIADALDDALCRESIEVVREFALPVQSRALTHLLNVPEAEAETWISWGTHVFRDGEGKQKGAALEAYLQAQFDLALAHPGDDFFSALTRSTFRGRPLTREEMMGFGNLTFAGGRDTILSSISGVIGYIARNPDALEFLRADPKRIIGASEEFFRAITPLTHIARVCPSHSDVHGATVAAGQRVSLGWASANYDETVFDQPNEVRLDRKPNPHVAFGFGTHLCLGAPHARLIVRSLLKLLCERVDTITVLHATEHLENEARYQRAVGFESLTVAFTSV, via the coding sequence ATGATCCTGCGACACGAGGATGTGCGACGCGCGGCGAAGGATTATTCGACTTATAGCTCGGATGCGCCCTGCCGAGTGCCGATTCCATCGGAGGAGGATGTGCGCTCGATGCGGCAGTTACCCCTGGAGATTGATCCGCCCGAACACGCTGAATATCGTGAACTTGTGGAGCCGTTCTTCCGTCGCGCCAAAGAACCGGCGGTTGCGGCGAAAGTGGAAGCTTTGATTGCGGACGCGCTGGATGACGCCCTTTGTCGCGAGTCCATTGAAGTCGTGCGCGAGTTTGCGTTGCCCGTGCAGTCGCGGGCGCTTACCCATCTCCTCAATGTGCCTGAGGCGGAGGCCGAAACGTGGATCAGTTGGGGCACCCATGTGTTCCGCGATGGCGAAGGCAAACAAAAGGGCGCCGCACTCGAAGCTTATCTCCAGGCGCAATTCGACCTCGCCCTTGCACATCCCGGAGACGATTTTTTCAGCGCGCTGACGCGTTCCACTTTCCGCGGGCGGCCTCTTACTCGCGAGGAGATGATGGGTTTTGGCAATCTCACTTTTGCCGGTGGACGCGACACCATTCTCAGTTCCATTTCGGGCGTCATTGGCTACATCGCCAGAAACCCAGATGCCCTGGAATTTCTGCGTGCCGATCCGAAGCGCATCATCGGCGCGAGCGAGGAGTTTTTCCGCGCCATCACCCCGCTCACGCACATCGCCCGTGTGTGTCCTTCGCACTCGGATGTCCACGGCGCAACGGTTGCAGCAGGCCAACGCGTCTCATTGGGCTGGGCCTCGGCCAATTACGACGAAACCGTTTTTGATCAACCCAACGAAGTCCGGCTCGACCGCAAACCCAACCCGCATGTCGCGTTTGGCTTCGGCACGCATCTGTGCCTCGGCGCACCGCACGCGCGATTGATCGTCCGCAGCCTGTTGAAGCTCCTCTGCGAACGGGTGGACACGATCACCGTGCTGCACGCCACTGAACATTTGGAAAACGAAGCCCGCTATCAGCGCGCAGTGGGGTTCGAGTCTCTGACAGTGGCGTTCACCAGTGTCTGA
- a CDS encoding P-II family nitrogen regulator — MKLVTIVCEAILEERVVELLREAGAHGHTAFPVHGSGGQGERHADISETANVQLQVIVKPAVAETVLARLQGELFQQYAMVAYESDVRVLRPDKF, encoded by the coding sequence ATGAAACTGGTCACCATTGTGTGTGAGGCGATCCTCGAAGAGCGCGTGGTGGAACTGCTCCGGGAGGCCGGGGCCCATGGTCACACCGCCTTTCCGGTCCACGGCAGCGGAGGTCAGGGAGAGCGCCATGCCGACATCTCCGAAACGGCCAACGTGCAACTTCAAGTGATCGTCAAACCTGCCGTCGCGGAAACGGTGCTCGCCCGGCTTCAGGGCGAACTGTTCCAGCAATACGCCATGGTCGCCTACGAAAGTGATGTGCGGGTGCTGCGGCCCGATAAGTTTTAA
- a CDS encoding sodium-dependent bicarbonate transport family permease — translation MEFIAAIQSNLLSPPVLFFVLGVFAAVSKSDLKFPEALYSTLTIYLLTAIGFKGGVAIQEAGIGAVWLPALAAMILGGLIPLWTYPALRKLGKLSMADSGAIAAHYGSVSAVTFIAATNFLKSINQPYESYATAFLAVMESPAIIVGVMLGKGALSGKFSFSDQSMRHALRDAVLGKGVLLLIGAMIIGTLCGKRGMDSVEGFFVTPFQGVLALFLLEMGMVAGRRLGDLRKVGVFLLIFGITAPIVHGSAGVLLGTWVGLSVGGATLLGVLAGSASYIAAPAAVRLSLPEANPTYSLTAALAITFPFNITAGIPLFFEMAKLLQS, via the coding sequence ATGGAATTTATTGCCGCCATTCAATCGAACCTGCTGAGCCCCCCGGTGTTGTTTTTTGTTCTCGGAGTTTTTGCAGCGGTCTCCAAAAGTGATCTCAAGTTTCCAGAAGCATTGTATTCGACACTGACGATCTATCTGCTCACGGCCATTGGCTTCAAGGGGGGAGTGGCGATCCAGGAGGCGGGGATCGGGGCCGTTTGGTTGCCAGCGTTGGCGGCAATGATTTTGGGTGGACTGATTCCCTTGTGGACGTATCCGGCGTTGCGCAAGCTGGGGAAACTGAGCATGGCGGATTCAGGGGCCATCGCTGCCCATTATGGGAGCGTGAGTGCGGTGACTTTCATCGCAGCGACAAACTTTCTGAAGAGCATCAATCAACCATACGAAAGTTATGCAACGGCATTTCTCGCGGTGATGGAATCGCCCGCGATCATCGTCGGTGTCATGCTCGGCAAGGGAGCTTTAAGCGGCAAGTTTTCTTTCTCCGACCAGAGCATGCGTCATGCGCTGCGCGATGCCGTGCTGGGGAAGGGGGTGCTGTTGCTCATTGGTGCAATGATTATCGGGACGCTCTGTGGGAAGCGCGGAATGGACTCGGTGGAAGGATTTTTTGTGACGCCTTTTCAGGGGGTGCTGGCGCTTTTTCTCCTGGAGATGGGCATGGTTGCCGGAAGGCGGTTGGGGGATCTGAGAAAGGTGGGCGTCTTCCTTTTGATCTTTGGGATCACGGCACCGATCGTTCATGGCAGTGCCGGGGTGCTGCTCGGCACCTGGGTTGGTTTGAGTGTTGGTGGTGCCACGCTGTTGGGGGTGCTTGCCGGTAGTGCCAGTTACATTGCGGCACCTGCGGCGGTGCGACTGTCCCTTCCTGAGGCGAACCCCACTTACTCATTGACGGCAGCACTTGCGATCACCTTTCCTTTCAACATCACCGCCGGTATTCCGCTGTTTTTTGAAATGGCCAAACTTCTTCAATCCTGA
- a CDS encoding LysR family transcriptional regulator codes for MAFLNYHHLRYFRAIATEGSLTRAAQHLKLSQSALSVQLRRLEESLGQALFERKHKALVLTEAGRIALEYANSIFRSGEELTDLMQNRAGRSRSFLRVGASSNLSRNFQLNFVRPLITRDHVELVLHSGTLRELLAQLHNHTLDVVLSNTPARNDADTGWRNHLLDEQSVSLVGRKRRGLKPFRFPEDLRTTPVVLPSLESSIRAAFDVLMDQSGIHPIIAAEVDDMAMLRLMARESNGVTLVPPVVVKDELESGALVERHRFPQIKECFYAITPNRRFPNAILRELMTKKKLA; via the coding sequence GTGGCTTTTTTGAACTACCATCACCTCCGCTATTTCCGGGCGATCGCCACGGAGGGCAGCCTTACCAGGGCAGCACAACACCTCAAACTCTCGCAGTCCGCACTCAGCGTGCAGCTTCGCCGTCTTGAGGAAAGTCTCGGACAGGCGTTGTTTGAACGGAAGCACAAGGCGCTCGTGCTTACCGAGGCAGGCCGCATTGCCCTGGAATATGCGAATTCCATCTTCCGCAGCGGCGAGGAACTCACCGACCTGATGCAAAACCGCGCGGGCCGCAGCCGCAGCTTTCTTCGCGTCGGCGCATCCTCCAACCTCTCACGGAATTTCCAACTGAACTTTGTTCGTCCTCTCATCACGCGGGATCATGTGGAACTGGTCCTTCACTCGGGCACCTTGCGTGAACTCCTGGCACAACTTCACAACCACACGCTTGACGTGGTGCTGTCCAACACACCGGCGCGCAACGACGCCGACACTGGATGGCGCAATCATTTGCTCGATGAACAGTCGGTGAGCCTGGTCGGACGCAAAAGACGCGGCTTGAAGCCCTTTCGATTTCCTGAGGATCTGCGCACCACGCCCGTCGTGCTCCCGAGCCTGGAAAGCAGCATCCGGGCGGCGTTTGATGTGCTCATGGATCAATCCGGCATCCACCCGATCATTGCCGCCGAAGTGGACGACATGGCCATGCTGCGTCTCATGGCCCGTGAATCGAACGGGGTAACACTGGTGCCACCGGTGGTCGTCAAGGACGAGCTTGAAAGCGGTGCCCTGGTGGAGCGACATCGATTCCCGCAGATCAAGGAATGCTTCTACGCCATCACCCCCAACCGGCGTTTTCCCAATGCCATTTTGCGGGAGCTGATGACGAAGAAAAAGCTGGCATGA